A single window of Watersipora subatra chromosome 9, tzWatSuba1.1, whole genome shotgun sequence DNA harbors:
- the LOC137405286 gene encoding uncharacterized protein, with translation MRKMRDGHEGMRTRERSGRQETSDWKREEIFGKLDEVDRYLCEDAEALSSLNTEQIHSVTSGVLRNLTFKDRLLSTVQSESTLQILSSYIRNGWPAKRSKCIEPLKPFWAARYDLTTHNGYQWQIQDVMLSCATFQENVRANAQCAYEPYDIPQYLMQSVSIDVFHLAGKEYLVTVDRYSKLPTCCELKSAKSSNIVEILRRQFLDFGRPEILVTDNALYFTSFEFEQFLKELEIQHITSSTYYSRSNGLAERMNQTIKSSLKKAHESNQTLFDVLASLRSTPLGSKLPSPLVLLQSINLRNHLQFMPQQLKLQKVDLNLIEKAFRERQSQDMFNTSLARQPIEMCVDGVIIRRAEAPRSFYVDIGKGRVFRRNIKFLRPYKEAPTTLQSSHLENKTMRNFIAVEHRPAQGVDHNDTRSEATQLLTSSGTSQSSHPTHQPSSIYQSLPSAQTHTTRSGRISKPPVRYPQPKK, from the exons ATTTATGTGAAGATGCTGAAGCTCTAAGCTCACTAAATACAGAACAAATCCATTCAGTCACAAGCGGTGTCCTTAGAAACCTAACGTTCAAAGACCGGCTCCTTAGCACAGTGCAATCAGAAAGCACTTTACAAATCCTTAGCAGCTACATACGAAATGGCTGGCCAGCTAAGAGGAGCAAGTGCATTGAACCACTGAAACCATTTTGGGCAGCGAGATATGATTTGACGACACACAACG GTTATCAGTGGCAGATACAGGATGTGATGTTGAGTTGCGCAACATTCCAGGAGAATGTTAGGGCAAATGCACAATGTGCTTACGAACCATATGACATACCGCAGTATCTAATGCAATCAGTAAGCATAGATGTTTTTCACTTAGCTGGCAAGGAGTATCTAGTCACAGTAGACAGATATTCCAAATTGCCTACCTGCTGCGAGCTGAAGAGTGCAAAATCAAGTAACATTGTCGAGATACTGCGTAGGCAGTTCCTTGACTTTGGTAGACCTGAGATCCTAGTTACTGATAATGCTTTGTATTTTACATCATTTGAATTTGAACAGTTTCTAAAAGAACTTGAGATACAGCACATCACATCTAGTACGTATTATTCTCGTTCTAACGGCCTTGCTGAAAGGATGAATCAAACTATAAAGAGCAGCCTAAAAAAGGCCCATGAGTCAAATCAAACATTGTTTGATGTCTTAGCCTCCCTTCGATCTACACCACTGGGGAGTAAATTACCATCACCTTTAGTTCTATTACAGTCAATAAATCTGAGAAACCATCTTCAGTTCATGCCTCAACAGCTCAAACTTCAGAAAGTAGATCTTAACCTCATTGAGAAAGCTTTCAGAGAGCGCCAGTCTCAAGATATGTTCAACACAAGTCTTGCTAGGCAGCCTATTGAGATGTGTGTAG ATGGTGTGATCATCCGGAGAGCAGAGGCACCCAGAAGCTTTTATGTGGATATCGGCAAGGGTAGAGTTTTTAGAAGGAACATAAAATTCTTGAGACCATACAAGGAGGCCCCAACAACCCTGCAATCTTCGCATTTAGAAAATAAAACCATGCGAAATTTCATTGCTGTGGAACATAGACCGGCACAAGGTGTAGACCACAATGACACAAGGTCAGAGGCCACACAGCTTTTAACCTCATCAGGTACCTCACAGTCTTCACACCCCACCCACCAGCCCAGTAGTATTTATCAGTCACTTCCATCTGCGCAAACTCACACCACTAGGTCAGGTCGCATATCCAAACCACCAGTGAGGTACCCCCAgccaaaaaaataa